One Pecten maximus chromosome 7, xPecMax1.1, whole genome shotgun sequence genomic window carries:
- the LOC117331713 gene encoding limulus clotting factor C-like isoform X1, with protein sequence MEFRCWSILVCTLFFAYRSVAGARGVDLGMCSDDHIKCSCGPQSSDRMFKVDISIRRCSYFHRYKMFCKPCTPYRRPEVCRRFRHCDTCTANQEGGCLSCPRNRYGRFCENECSCQNEGTCNPDGSCNCLPQYNGTSCENSNVCRCLHGGSCLPDRTCVCLPEYEGALCERRKRVSCGPPSMPIHVRVRADDYLEGSVATFLCPSSYVMVGHMTVTCLQSGRWSASSPVCEFQCTVPEPKPHQTVEVIPTIINTPGVNTELVREVQFSCRSGYAVDGVANLRCLPNGIWNSEVPNCVRTCDPPNQIQYGRVRGDNYLEGASVAYECDQGYRMIGASAMLCLEGHWRVEVPRCERRVECSPPRTIAHGVLQSNSTTHPVGSSVQYVCQEGFRLEGANATRTCTEAGHWSGEEPWCERDTLFIENTCSTPEVPVHGSIKNLHYIQAFTEDVRLLFACEDGYVLVGDSERACREDGTWSGTLPRCVQVITCDDPGIPSNVIRQVIVPELRNSRRSRLPDILRSGFDSPGDNQNTDFTLPEGKFRVYTRLNYQCESQFYYRVGSRRRRCRRDGTWSGRQPACLPICGKSATARLPLVYNGTVSGIGQWPWQAAMSRHLQDNYWYITCGGSLVSENLVVTAAHCVTHYETDIPIAVDDIAIYLGKHYRSDVLNSTFVQKRKVTSIEIHPHYDPSTYDIDIAVLFLDSPVILTHYVRPVCLPDQLGSERLIRPGREGVVTGWGVTENSRISEELRMAKVQTTTNTDCMDKYAQVGYPQTITENMFCAGQEDGSSDACEGDSGGPLVFPDTDADRKWYLEGVVSWGSPLGCGIELQYGVYTKHLLLNTPRYCWS encoded by the exons ATGG AATTTCGCTGTTGGTCAATTTTGGTCTGTACGCTCTTCTTCGCCTATCGCTCAGTGGCTGGAGCACGAGGAGTCGACCTGGGGATGTGCTCTGATGACCACATAAAGTGTTCGTGCGGCCCCCAGTCCAGCGATAGAATGTTCAAAGTGGATATATCAATCAGAAG ATGTTCCTATTTTCACCGATACAAGATGTTCTGTAAGCCTTGCACGCCATACAGGAGACCGGAAGTGTGTCGTCGTTTCCGACATTGCGACACGTGCACCGCAAACCAGGAAGGGGGATGTCTCTCGTGCCCACGCAACAGATATGGCCGATTTTGTGAAAATG AATGTAGCTGTCAGAACGAAGGTACCTGTAATCCGGACGGATCCTGTAATTGTTTACCTCAGTACAATGGTACCAGCTGTGAGAATAGTAACg TATGCAGATGTTTACACGGGGGAAGCTGTCTACCAGACAGGACCTGTGTGTGCTTACCGGAGTACGAGGGAGCACTTTGTGAACGACGAAAAC GTGTGTCTTGTGGTCCCCCATCTATGCCAATCCATGTCAGGGTCCGGGCGGACGACTATCTGGAAGGGAGTGTGGCCACGTTCTTATGTCCTTCCTCATATGTTATGGTGGGTCACATGACGGTCACGTGTCTACAGTCAGGACGATGGTCAGCTTCGTCACCTGTTTGTG AGTTCCAGTGTACCGTACCTGAACCTAAACCTCACCAGACTGTAGAAGTGATTCCAACCATCATCAACACACCAGGGgtcaatacag AGCTCGTGAGAGAAGTACAGTTCTCTTGTCGGAGCGGATACGCTGTCGACGGTGTGGCAAATCTCCGATGTCTGCCGAACGGAATATGGAACAGTGAGGTaccaaactgtg TCCGAACCTGTGATCCACCAAACCAGATCCAGTACGGACGTGTCCGTGGAGACAATTACCTAGAGGGCGCCAGTGTTGCGTACGAGTGTGACCAGGGATACCGGATGATTGGAGCATCAGCAATGTTGTGCTTGGAAGGACATTGGAGGGTCGAAGTCCCCCGATGTG AAAGACGAGTCGAGTGTTCGCCACCCCGTACAATCGCCCATGGCGTGCTGCAAAGCAATAGCACAACTCACCCCGTCGGCAGCTCCGTGCAATACGTCTGTCAGGAGGGGTTTCGATTGGAGGGGGCAAACGCGACTCGAACTTGCACGGAAGCCGGCCATTGGTCCGGTGAAGAACCTTG GTGCGAAAGAGACACACTCTTTATTGAGAACACGTGTTCTACGCCGGAAGTTCCTGTCCATGGTTCTATAAAAAATCTACACTACATCCAAGCATTTACAGAAGATGTTCG CTTGCTCTTCGCATGCGAGGACGGCTATGTCTTGGTGGGAGACAGTGAGCGAGCGTGCCGAGAAGATGGTACATGGAGCGGGACCTTACCTCGCTGTGTACAGG TGATCACGTGCGATGATCCGGGGATCCCCAGTAACGTCATCAGACAGGTGATTGTTCCAGAGCTGAGAAACAGTCGAAG ATCCCGTCTTCCTGACATCCTACGTTCAGGCTTTGATTCCCCGGGCGATAACCAGAACACAGATTTCACACTACCGGAGGGAAAGTTTCGCGTGTATACGAGGCTAAACTACCAGTGTGAATCCCAGTTCTACTACCGAGTGGGGTCCCGTCGGAGGAGGTGTAGGAGGGACGGCACATGGTCTGGTCGTCAGCCGGCCTGTCTCCCCA TTTGCGGTAAGTCGGCCACTGCCCGCCTGCCTCTGGTATACAATGGCACCGTTTCCGGTATCGGACAATGGCCATGGCAGGCCGCCATGTCTCGCCACCTGCAGGATAACTATTGGTACATCACGTGCGGGGGTTCCCTCGTGTCGGAGAACCTCGTTGTAACAGCAGCTCACTGCGTGACTCATTATGAGACGGACATTCCGATTGCTGTAGACGATATCGCCATCTACCTTGGCAAGCACTACCGATCCGACGTCCTGAACAGCACGTTTGTCCAGAAGAGAAAG GTTACGTCGATCGAAATACATCCTCACTACGACCCCAGTACGTATGACATTGACATTGCAGTGTTGTTCCTTGATAGTCCAGTGATCTTGACCCATTACGTCAGACCTGTGTGTCTGCCGGATCAGCTAGGCAGTGAGCGTCTAATACGCCCAGGAAGAGAGGGCGTGGTGACAGGATGGGGAGTCACGGAAAATTCAAGAATCTCCGAGGAGCTACGAATGGCCAAAGTACAAACTACCACCAATACGGATTGTATGGACAAATACGCACAAGTTG GTTACCCGCAAACGATCACAGAAAACATGTTCTGTGCTGGACAGGAAGACGGAAGTAGTGACGCGTGTGAGGGAGATTCTGGGGGACCTCTAGTCTTCCCTGATACAG ATGCTGACCGGAAGTGGTACTTAGAAGGCGTGGTGAGCTGGGGCAGTCCCCTGGGGTGTGGAATAGAGCTACAGTACGGAGTCTACACGAAG CATCTACTGCTGAACACCCCAAGATACTGCTGGTCATAG
- the LOC117331713 gene encoding limulus clotting factor C-like isoform X2: MEFRCWSILVCTLFFAYRSVAGARGVDLGMCSDDHIKCSCGPQSSDRMFKVDISIRRCSYFHRYKMFCKPCTPYRRPEVCRRFRHCDTCTANQEGGCLSCPRNRYGRFCENECSCQNEGTCNPDGSCNCLPQYNGTSCENSNVCRCLHGGSCLPDRTCVCLPEYEGALCERRKRVSCGPPSMPIHVRVRADDYLEGSVATFLCPSSYVMVGHMTVTCLQSGRWSASSPVCEFQCTVPEPKPHQTVEVIPTIINTPGVNTELVREVQFSCRSGYAVDGVANLRCLPNGIWNSEVPNCVRTCDPPNQIQYGRVRGDNYLEGASVAYECDQGYRMIGASAMLCLEGHWRVEVPRCERRVECSPPRTIAHGVLQSNSTTHPVGSSVQYVCQEGFRLEGANATRTCTEAGHWSGEEPWCERDTLFIENTCSTPEVPVHGSIKNLHYIQAFTEDVRLLFACEDGYVLVGDSERACREDGTWSGTLPRCVQVITCDDPGIPSNVIRQVIVPELRNSRRSRLPDILRSGFDSPGDNQNTDFTLPEGKFRVYTRLNYQCESQFYYRVGSRRRRCRRDGTWSGRQPACLPICGKSATARLPLVYNGTVSGIGQWPWQAAMSRHLQDNYWYITCGGSLVSENLVVTAAHCVTHYETDIPIAVDDIAIYLGKHYRSDVLNSTFVQKRKVTSIEIHPHYDPSTYDIDIAVLFLDSPVILTHYVRPVCLPDQLGSERLIRPGREGVVTGWGVTENSRISEELRMAKVQTTTNTDCMDKYAQVGYPQTITENMFCAGQEDGSSDACEGDSGGPLVFPDTGTIYYHRTRAIEILGDLWSSLIQMLTGSGT, translated from the exons ATGG AATTTCGCTGTTGGTCAATTTTGGTCTGTACGCTCTTCTTCGCCTATCGCTCAGTGGCTGGAGCACGAGGAGTCGACCTGGGGATGTGCTCTGATGACCACATAAAGTGTTCGTGCGGCCCCCAGTCCAGCGATAGAATGTTCAAAGTGGATATATCAATCAGAAG ATGTTCCTATTTTCACCGATACAAGATGTTCTGTAAGCCTTGCACGCCATACAGGAGACCGGAAGTGTGTCGTCGTTTCCGACATTGCGACACGTGCACCGCAAACCAGGAAGGGGGATGTCTCTCGTGCCCACGCAACAGATATGGCCGATTTTGTGAAAATG AATGTAGCTGTCAGAACGAAGGTACCTGTAATCCGGACGGATCCTGTAATTGTTTACCTCAGTACAATGGTACCAGCTGTGAGAATAGTAACg TATGCAGATGTTTACACGGGGGAAGCTGTCTACCAGACAGGACCTGTGTGTGCTTACCGGAGTACGAGGGAGCACTTTGTGAACGACGAAAAC GTGTGTCTTGTGGTCCCCCATCTATGCCAATCCATGTCAGGGTCCGGGCGGACGACTATCTGGAAGGGAGTGTGGCCACGTTCTTATGTCCTTCCTCATATGTTATGGTGGGTCACATGACGGTCACGTGTCTACAGTCAGGACGATGGTCAGCTTCGTCACCTGTTTGTG AGTTCCAGTGTACCGTACCTGAACCTAAACCTCACCAGACTGTAGAAGTGATTCCAACCATCATCAACACACCAGGGgtcaatacag AGCTCGTGAGAGAAGTACAGTTCTCTTGTCGGAGCGGATACGCTGTCGACGGTGTGGCAAATCTCCGATGTCTGCCGAACGGAATATGGAACAGTGAGGTaccaaactgtg TCCGAACCTGTGATCCACCAAACCAGATCCAGTACGGACGTGTCCGTGGAGACAATTACCTAGAGGGCGCCAGTGTTGCGTACGAGTGTGACCAGGGATACCGGATGATTGGAGCATCAGCAATGTTGTGCTTGGAAGGACATTGGAGGGTCGAAGTCCCCCGATGTG AAAGACGAGTCGAGTGTTCGCCACCCCGTACAATCGCCCATGGCGTGCTGCAAAGCAATAGCACAACTCACCCCGTCGGCAGCTCCGTGCAATACGTCTGTCAGGAGGGGTTTCGATTGGAGGGGGCAAACGCGACTCGAACTTGCACGGAAGCCGGCCATTGGTCCGGTGAAGAACCTTG GTGCGAAAGAGACACACTCTTTATTGAGAACACGTGTTCTACGCCGGAAGTTCCTGTCCATGGTTCTATAAAAAATCTACACTACATCCAAGCATTTACAGAAGATGTTCG CTTGCTCTTCGCATGCGAGGACGGCTATGTCTTGGTGGGAGACAGTGAGCGAGCGTGCCGAGAAGATGGTACATGGAGCGGGACCTTACCTCGCTGTGTACAGG TGATCACGTGCGATGATCCGGGGATCCCCAGTAACGTCATCAGACAGGTGATTGTTCCAGAGCTGAGAAACAGTCGAAG ATCCCGTCTTCCTGACATCCTACGTTCAGGCTTTGATTCCCCGGGCGATAACCAGAACACAGATTTCACACTACCGGAGGGAAAGTTTCGCGTGTATACGAGGCTAAACTACCAGTGTGAATCCCAGTTCTACTACCGAGTGGGGTCCCGTCGGAGGAGGTGTAGGAGGGACGGCACATGGTCTGGTCGTCAGCCGGCCTGTCTCCCCA TTTGCGGTAAGTCGGCCACTGCCCGCCTGCCTCTGGTATACAATGGCACCGTTTCCGGTATCGGACAATGGCCATGGCAGGCCGCCATGTCTCGCCACCTGCAGGATAACTATTGGTACATCACGTGCGGGGGTTCCCTCGTGTCGGAGAACCTCGTTGTAACAGCAGCTCACTGCGTGACTCATTATGAGACGGACATTCCGATTGCTGTAGACGATATCGCCATCTACCTTGGCAAGCACTACCGATCCGACGTCCTGAACAGCACGTTTGTCCAGAAGAGAAAG GTTACGTCGATCGAAATACATCCTCACTACGACCCCAGTACGTATGACATTGACATTGCAGTGTTGTTCCTTGATAGTCCAGTGATCTTGACCCATTACGTCAGACCTGTGTGTCTGCCGGATCAGCTAGGCAGTGAGCGTCTAATACGCCCAGGAAGAGAGGGCGTGGTGACAGGATGGGGAGTCACGGAAAATTCAAGAATCTCCGAGGAGCTACGAATGGCCAAAGTACAAACTACCACCAATACGGATTGTATGGACAAATACGCACAAGTTG GTTACCCGCAAACGATCACAGAAAACATGTTCTGTGCTGGACAGGAAGACGGAAGTAGTGACGCGTGTGAGGGAGATTCTGGGGGACCTCTAGTCTTCCCTGATACAGGTACAATATACTATCACAGAACACGTGCGATAGAGATTCTGGGGGATCTCTGGTCTTCCCTGATACAG ATGCTGACCGGAAGTGGTACTTAG